One genomic window of Hymenobacter sp. J193 includes the following:
- a CDS encoding YeiH family protein — MSTAVKTVPVASTFSLHEDWVVVVLGALLIGLSLSGLPFAVPVFSWDSAADLTGKVLSPANLQLILTQFVYLAAVGAVGAWLTNRSLKNYALGFPIVYLLTLVALIAAGSKTARSLGLEAVIFSLLAGLLIGNLLGLPDWLRATLSTELFVKIGLVLLGTSVIFTDILKAGSLGLVQALVVVLAVWYFAFWLCRRLGVDEELTMMISSAVSICGVSAAIATSGAIKGDAKKLSYVISLVLITAIPMMLLMPYAAHWLGLSQQVTGAWLGGSIDTTGAVVASGTLVGEEALKISTIVKFSQNVLLGVAAFAISMYWTYTQHPNATEPGTKPTLGVIWERFPKFVLGFVAASLLFSFVLAPETTEAVKGGLKSAQGLWFALAFTSIGLETNFKDLFKHENKKPLYAFLLAQTFNIFITLLIAYFLFR, encoded by the coding sequence ACTTTCAGCCTGCACGAAGACTGGGTGGTAGTGGTGCTGGGCGCCCTGCTGATTGGGCTTTCCCTGTCCGGTTTGCCCTTCGCCGTACCCGTGTTCAGTTGGGACTCCGCTGCCGACCTGACCGGCAAAGTGCTCAGTCCGGCCAATCTGCAGCTGATCCTAACCCAGTTTGTGTATCTGGCGGCTGTCGGCGCGGTGGGGGCCTGGCTCACCAACCGCTCCCTGAAGAATTATGCCCTAGGGTTTCCCATTGTATACCTGCTCACACTGGTGGCGCTGATAGCTGCCGGCAGCAAGACGGCTCGCAGTCTGGGGCTGGAAGCCGTTATTTTCAGCTTGCTGGCTGGTCTGCTCATCGGCAACCTGCTTGGGCTGCCCGACTGGCTGCGGGCCACGCTCAGCACCGAGCTGTTCGTAAAAATCGGATTGGTGCTGCTGGGCACGAGCGTCATCTTTACCGACATTCTGAAGGCTGGCTCACTGGGGCTGGTTCAGGCGCTGGTGGTAGTGCTGGCGGTGTGGTACTTTGCCTTCTGGCTGTGCCGCCGGCTGGGCGTGGATGAGGAGCTGACGATGATGATTTCCAGCGCCGTGTCTATTTGCGGGGTGTCGGCGGCCATTGCCACGTCGGGAGCCATTAAGGGCGACGCCAAGAAGCTTTCCTACGTCATTTCCCTGGTGCTCATCACGGCCATTCCCATGATGCTGCTCATGCCCTACGCCGCGCACTGGCTGGGTCTTTCGCAGCAGGTCACCGGGGCCTGGCTCGGCGGCAGCATCGATACCACCGGCGCCGTAGTGGCCTCGGGCACGCTGGTAGGCGAAGAAGCGCTGAAAATCAGCACCATCGTCAAGTTTTCGCAGAACGTGCTGCTGGGCGTGGCCGCTTTCGCCATTTCCATGTACTGGACCTACACCCAACACCCCAACGCCACCGAGCCGGGCACCAAACCCACGCTGGGCGTCATCTGGGAGCGGTTTCCCAAGTTTGTGCTGGGCTTTGTGGCCGCTTCGCTGCTGTTCTCCTTCGTGCTGGCCCCCGAAACAACTGAGGCCGTGAAGGGCGGGCTGAAGAGTGCCCAGGGGCTGTGGTTTGCGCTGGCCTTCACCAGCATCGGGCTGGAAACGAACTTTAAGGACCTGTTCAAGCACGAAAACAAGAAGCCGCTCTACGCCTTCCTGCTGGCGCAGACCTTCAACATCTTTATCACGCTGCTGATTGCCTATTTCCTGTTCCGTTAG